In a genomic window of Halalkalicoccus sp. CG83:
- a CDS encoding RNA-guided endonuclease InsQ/TnpB family protein, translated as MRYNYRYRLNPSDALRETLDRHRDLYRQVYNHFLHRLNHVDGTTKYGEINELPSIKKWWSDLSDLYSRTLQNVVERLYDNLSRLKDAKENGRKVGSLKWKAPHEYRSFTYRQSGFELKNTSGRTVLRLSKIGEIPVRLHRELPDGTTVKQVTVKKEPTGEWFAVLGIETENDAPPKPENPERCVGIDVGILKYAHDSDGTAVGSLDLSDERERLEREQRKLSRKDHGSANYRKQQRVVARRHADLKRKRRDFLHKLSNYYAREYDLVAAEDLDAKSLMELPSNSRNRASASWGTFLRMLEYKCDREGTHFVAVDPAGTTKECSACGVETKKPLWVREHSCPSCGFEVDRDANAALNILSCGLTKVGTGCPEVTPAETALPTGTDSVPGKRVIETGSPAL; from the coding sequence ATGCGCTACAACTACCGGTACAGGCTCAATCCGTCCGACGCTCTCCGTGAGACGTTAGACCGGCATCGCGACCTGTACCGGCAAGTGTACAATCACTTCCTTCACCGCCTCAACCACGTTGACGGGACGACGAAGTACGGCGAGATCAACGAACTCCCGTCGATCAAGAAGTGGTGGTCCGATCTGTCCGACCTCTACTCCCGAACCCTTCAGAACGTCGTTGAGCGGTTGTACGACAACCTCTCACGGCTCAAAGACGCGAAGGAGAACGGTCGAAAGGTGGGCTCGCTCAAGTGGAAAGCACCGCACGAGTACCGATCGTTCACGTACCGACAGTCCGGCTTCGAACTCAAGAACACGAGTGGCCGCACTGTCCTACGACTCTCAAAGATCGGAGAAATACCCGTGCGGCTCCACCGCGAGCTTCCCGACGGTACGACGGTCAAGCAGGTCACGGTCAAGAAAGAACCGACTGGCGAGTGGTTCGCTGTCCTCGGGATCGAAACCGAGAACGACGCGCCACCGAAGCCCGAGAATCCCGAGCGGTGCGTCGGGATCGACGTGGGTATCCTGAAGTACGCTCACGACAGCGACGGAACCGCCGTCGGGTCGCTCGACCTGTCCGATGAACGCGAGCGACTTGAACGCGAGCAACGGAAACTCTCGCGAAAGGATCACGGGTCGGCGAACTACCGAAAGCAACAGCGCGTTGTGGCCCGGCGGCACGCCGACCTGAAGCGAAAGCGGCGGGATTTCCTACACAAACTCTCGAACTACTACGCTCGTGAATACGACCTCGTAGCGGCTGAAGACTTGGACGCAAAGAGTCTGATGGAACTCCCCTCGAACAGCCGAAACCGGGCGTCGGCGTCGTGGGGAACGTTCCTCCGGATGCTCGAATACAAGTGCGACCGCGAAGGAACGCACTTCGTCGCCGTCGATCCGGCAGGAACGACCAAGGAGTGTTCAGCGTGCGGCGTCGAAACCAAGAAGCCGCTCTGGGTTCGGGAACACTCGTGTCCGTCGTGCGGGTTTGAAGTGGACAGAGACGCGAACGCGGCGCTGAACATTCTTTCTTGCGGACTCACGAAGGTAGGGACGGGCTGTCCCGAAGTAACGCCTGCGGAGACTGCGCTCCCTACGGGAACCGATTCGGTTCCTGGAAAGCGCGTCATCGAAACAGGAAGCCCCGCCCTTTAG
- a CDS encoding DUF2080 family transposase-associated protein: MDRHEIEGYEVLDRDVRPVGNGAHVLVPKRWIGADVKVVRVSQPNADSDE; the protein is encoded by the coding sequence ATGGATCGGCACGAAATCGAGGGCTACGAAGTCCTCGACCGAGACGTTCGCCCGGTCGGCAACGGCGCGCACGTTCTCGTCCCGAAGCGATGGATCGGAGCAGACGTGAAGGTCGTCCGAGTCTCCCAACCCAACGCCGATTCAGACGAGTAG
- a CDS encoding 3-hydroxyacyl-CoA dehydrogenase family protein gives MAAEVPEGADRVVGCHWWYPPYLLRPVEVIPGERTSDRTVDRIRTFLEQVDREPVLVQRDVPGFVWNRVQHAVIRECLHIVEEGIASPAAVNRAIRDGYAIRTAAIGPLETVDIAGLELFRTSAEQVYPDLSDRDTPNPLYEQRIAEGRTGIEDGAGFFEYDRAPDEITANRDERVAAIRRAMEKLDD, from the coding sequence ATCGCCGCCGAAGTACCAGAGGGAGCCGACCGCGTCGTTGGCTGTCACTGGTGGTACCCGCCGTACCTGCTCCGACCGGTCGAGGTGATCCCCGGCGAGAGGACGAGCGACCGGACCGTCGATCGGATCCGAACCTTCCTCGAGCAGGTCGATCGGGAGCCGGTGCTGGTGCAACGCGACGTTCCCGGGTTCGTCTGGAACCGGGTCCAACACGCCGTGATCCGCGAGTGTCTCCACATCGTCGAGGAGGGAATCGCCTCGCCGGCGGCCGTCAACCGGGCGATCCGCGACGGGTACGCCATCCGGACGGCCGCCATCGGCCCGCTTGAGACGGTGGACATCGCCGGCCTCGAGCTGTTTCGGACGAGCGCCGAACAGGTCTATCCCGACCTCAGTGACCGTGACACGCCCAACCCGCTGTACGAGCAACGGATCGCCGAGGGGAGGACGGGCATCGAGGACGGGGCCGGGTTCTTCGAGTACGACCGCGCTCCCGACGAGATCACGGCCAACCGGGACGAGCGTGTCGCCGCCATCCGACGGGCGATGGAGAAGCTGGACGACTGA
- a CDS encoding DUF58 domain-containing protein: MDGTRRYWTGMGLAGVLAAGAVLTVRPLLLVGSAMIGASLLVHQYAFIRTLARTVDYLEVEEATSHESIIADETTVNTLRVTDPMGSPLELTVESRPPIAARASGDRSVRLGAAQREARTAFEVTWPVAGSFRFDPPRLEVADQHRLFRARVPIEPDAAPSITVEPRRPQEMHVGSGGERLIAAYGEHETDIVGSGIEPDVLREYTSADAANRIDWKTTARMREPFVREYETETDHATALVIDTRDAMSQGPPGETKLDYARQLALALTENAHAFNDPLGLYVVTEDGVADQVRPASHRQQYVSIRERIQELEPIEDVSETSHEETAAAMRQAATQLADDSAFASRLRPYLEETSAQIQQIDRDPLFGTVRSYIQPLHGSLWTVIITDDTHRAELRETVMLARRGNDQVLVFLTPSVLFEEAGLSDVDNAYERYLDFERFRKQLAKIHRVSAFEVGPGDRLDTVLSSGARAHRQATRNTASTSPNQ, translated from the coding sequence ATGGACGGCACGCGCCGCTACTGGACCGGAATGGGACTGGCGGGAGTCCTGGCTGCGGGTGCCGTGCTGACCGTGCGGCCGCTGTTGCTCGTCGGTTCGGCGATGATCGGCGCGTCGCTGCTCGTCCACCAGTACGCCTTCATCCGAACGCTCGCGCGGACCGTCGACTACCTCGAGGTCGAGGAGGCCACCAGCCACGAGTCGATCATCGCCGACGAGACCACGGTGAACACCCTTCGCGTCACCGACCCGATGGGCTCGCCGCTGGAGTTGACTGTCGAGTCCCGACCCCCGATCGCCGCACGAGCCAGCGGCGATCGGTCGGTTCGGCTCGGCGCCGCCCAACGGGAGGCCCGGACCGCCTTCGAGGTGACCTGGCCGGTTGCGGGCTCGTTCCGGTTCGACCCGCCGCGCTTAGAGGTGGCCGACCAGCACAGACTCTTTCGCGCGCGCGTGCCGATCGAACCGGACGCCGCACCGTCGATCACGGTCGAGCCCCGTCGCCCACAGGAGATGCACGTCGGCAGCGGCGGCGAGCGCCTCATCGCCGCGTACGGCGAGCACGAAACCGACATCGTCGGTTCGGGAATCGAGCCCGACGTCCTCCGCGAGTACACCAGCGCGGACGCGGCGAACCGCATCGACTGGAAGACGACGGCCCGCATGCGAGAGCCGTTCGTCCGGGAGTACGAGACCGAAACGGACCACGCGACGGCCCTCGTGATCGATACGCGTGACGCAATGTCACAGGGACCCCCCGGCGAGACGAAACTCGACTACGCCCGCCAGCTCGCCCTGGCTCTCACAGAGAACGCTCACGCGTTCAACGACCCGCTCGGGCTCTACGTCGTGACCGAGGACGGCGTGGCCGACCAGGTGCGCCCGGCCTCTCACCGCCAGCAGTACGTCTCCATCCGGGAACGGATCCAGGAGCTCGAGCCCATCGAGGACGTATCCGAGACGTCCCATGAAGAAACGGCGGCCGCCATGCGACAGGCGGCGACGCAGCTGGCCGACGACTCCGCGTTCGCCTCGCGGCTTCGACCCTACCTCGAGGAGACCTCGGCCCAGATCCAGCAGATCGACCGCGACCCGCTGTTCGGGACCGTTCGGTCGTACATCCAACCGCTTCATGGTTCGCTCTGGACGGTCATCATCACCGACGACACCCACCGGGCCGAACTCCGGGAGACGGTCATGCTCGCGCGCCGAGGCAACGACCAGGTGCTCGTCTTCCTGACGCCGAGCGTCCTGTTCGAGGAGGCCGGCCTCTCGGACGTCGACAACGCCTACGAGCGCTACCTCGACTTCGAGCGGTTCCGCAAGCAGCTCGCGAAGATCCACCGCGTCTCGGCGTTCGAGGTGGGGCCCGGCGATCGGCTCGACACCGTTCTCTCCTCGGGCGCACGAGCGCACAGGCAAGCAACGCGAAACACCGCGTCGACCTCACCGAACCAATGA